Part of the Drosophila pseudoobscura strain MV-25-SWS-2005 chromosome 2, UCI_Dpse_MV25, whole genome shotgun sequence genome, TAGAGAGTACCAGCAACAACTTGGCTCGTCACATTGGTCACATTAACAGCTCTGAAAGCGGACAAATATTCTAGCTATGGAATTCAATTTAAGCCCATTTATCTCACTTGTAGGTGGGTCCATCTCCAGTTGCGAGCTGCGACAAGGTGGTGTCCAGCAGTGTAATAGCCTGCTCTTTCCTCTCTCCGCTCAATTGTGTGTGGCCGCCGACAATAGGTACCTCATCGGCTGAAGCCAAGGCACCAGAACCCACGACCATGAGTCCCAAGAGTGTAAGCATTTTCATTCCGTTCATATTTCAGATGTGTACAGCTCGACGGTT contains:
- the LOC4801728 gene encoding cystatin-like protein, with the translated sequence MNGMKMLTLLGLMVVGSGALASADEVPIVGGHTQLSGERKEQAITLLDTTLSQLATGDGPTYKAVNVTNVTSQVVAGTLYTYQVELDNGSDKKDCTVKIWTQPWLKENGTNIKIKCEGEDGELDRTW